Proteins from a single region of Budorcas taxicolor isolate Tak-1 chromosome 11, Takin1.1, whole genome shotgun sequence:
- the MDC1 gene encoding mediator of DNA damage checkpoint protein 1 isoform X1 produces MEVSHFPCLHFPFKIMEDTQILNWEVEEEEEVAESPNESLGYSLEPLAQLHIFSSSYGPEKDFPLYLGKNMIGRMPDCSVALPFSSISKQHAVIEISAWDKAPVLRDCGSLNGTQILRPPKVLSPGVSHRLRDRELILFADLPCQYHRLDVPRPFVSRGPLTVEETPRVQGGTQPPRLLLAEDSEEEVDSLLDKCVVKGPRTSSSATVVPESDEEGPSPAPDGPGPPSAFNLNSNTDEEESQESGAGEASSAARRGTAAETEQPEPVTAEIQIEKDQCSVKERNRDTEIERDVRNGVVPTGVILERSQPSGEDSDTDVSDESGPRRRLVGVSPKRAWSCNFIDSDTDGEDEGIPATPAVVPMKERQIFHEAGTQSPQAPGVARRQERPADGDTDIEEGEAPLDRSQASVVIDSNTDDEEEVSAALTLARLRESQAGKWNRDPDAEETRAQPVALLERSQASAGGDSDTDVEEEGLPVERRGMVPKGYMDREYSKKSRHPPRDSDREGKEDESSPGVHLERSQASAQVEDEVPLGPAVALPEKRQVQGIVWPHHTDAEAEGDPAQLPVLHLEEARPPLAGDCELDSENTSGVRKSQLPAEKDAGTTWAAAVPEQDRALAIGTQGGSSTAPGEQDLLPVSREDLADMVVDIGTPGEPQPQREGAQTTTGREREPHGNRATDSGDNLHDSEDLDLPATQCFVDRQNQSLEAAPSMEDEPTQAFLFPLPQEPGPSCCSSQATGSLDESWEVLATQPFCPRESEASETQTVVTLLDTRASCPPPSRTAQQEQHPESPGMEGREMQTVEKEMGTPRETAERVIPEGGPPQEETKKLPSEGEREDVTGEEELIGGIQGREKNQVLARDTQSQESDKKVKSASSGRGMEIVKVEIETPKETQEKEREKQTLAGEIFESEAGKLVVERVSEADGLEVKGPQELLDRGPQMGETEAGDQDQKGQASGPPSEPGAGAGDLQGLASDPVASGSQAGGGRGAPGSPRRQQRGDLNCEMPPAQKASRGDQESPDACLPPAAPEASAALPNSLISQIQKHPAPQSLLFPSPAPLELPIPRTRQNETQEAPETPFSSELNSVQPEPKVRLQGSSPVSSLPLEPHPTTPTGQPIALEPISGVSRSRTRSSFDVTASSVVPTAVALQPSTSTDKPVTPKPTLRAPRGRAQRSSVKTPEPNVPTDQPVAPELTAMATRGRAQRSSVKTPKPDNPRTPKPQPSTSTDQPVTPKPTSRAPRGRTPRSSAKTPEPAVPTTSELQPAAPKDQPIAPELTSRATRGRTQRSSIKTSKPDMPTTPEPQPSTSTDQPVTPKPTSRAPRGRTPRSSAKTPEPVVSTASQLQPSALTDQPVTPELTSRATRGRAQRSSVKTPDPVTTTTPELQPSTSTDQLVTPKRTSRAPRGRTRRLSAKTPEPVVPTASELQPSAPADQPVGPWATQCRGHRSSVKTPEPVVPTVPEPQPSTSKDQSFTPEPTSQATESQTHRSSVKTSQPTEPTAPDLKPSSPTDQPVTPKVIAQGGPSRTGRASTASAVLVPTTPEFQSPVPSEQPLPPDPIPEVNCSRRLRATRKHGSPTAHVHEPCTVPPEPNSRSSRNQRHGSVKAAKPVSTIPEPAFAQLPEAPPHTPQVPKEEAADGSGFTPEPQPRACQNHKRPSATAHSPPLQKRLQRGRVPQKAASLKEEEENPVVRPRKEEGVVIPGPGKRKREQTEEESQGRPSRSLRRTKPVQESTAPKVLFTGVVDARGERTVLALGGSLASSVAEASHLVTDRIRRTVKFLCALGRGIPILSLAWLHESRKAGCFLPPDEYLVTDPEQEKNFGFSLREALSRAQERRLLEGYEIHVTPGVQPPPPQMGEIINCCGGAILPSMPRSYKPQRFVITCSQDFPRCAVPYRVGLPILSPEFLLTGVLKQEVKPEAFAFSTVEMSST; encoded by the exons ATGGAGGTGTCCCACTTTCCTTGTCTACATTTTCCCTTTAAG ATCATGGAAGACACCCAGATTTTAAACTGGGAAgttgaagaagaggaggaggttgCAGAGAGCCCCAATGAATCTCTGGGGTATAGCTTGGAGCCCCTAGCACAGCTGCATATCTTCAGTAGTTCCTATGGACCAGAAAAAG ACTTCCCACTCTACCTTGGAAAGAACATGATAGGCCGAATGCCTGATTGCTCTGTGGCCCTGCCCTTTTCATCAATCTCCAAACAACATGCAGTGATTGAAATCTCTGCCTGGGACAAGGCGCCTGTCCTCCGGGATTGCGGGAGCCTCAATGGCACTCAAATCCTGCGGCCTCCTAAGGTCCTGAGCCCTGGGGTGAGTCATCGTTTGCGGGACCGGGAGTTGATTCTCTTTGCTGACTTGCCCTGCCAGTACCATCGCTTGGATGTCCCCCGGCCTTTTGTCTCTCGGGGCCCTCTAACTGTAGAGGAGACACCCAGGGTACAGGGAGGAACTCAACCCCCTAGGCTTCTGTTGGCTGAGGACTCAGAGGAAGAAGTAG ATTCCCTTTTGGACAAGTGTGTGGTGAAAGGACCAAGGACCTCCTCTTCGGCAACAGTCGTTCCAGAGAG TGATGAAGAAGGGCCTTCCCCTGCCCCAGATGGGCCCGGGCCACCTTCTGCCTTCAACTTGAACAGCAACACGGATGAGGAAGAAAGTCAGGAATCAGGAGCAGGGGAGGCCTCTTCAGCTGCCCGAAGAGGTACCGCTGCAGAGACGGAACAGCCTGAACCTGTCACAGCCGAGATCCAGATTGAGAAGGATCAGTGTTCCGTGAAGGAGAGGAACAGGGACACAGAAATCGAGAGGGATGTGAGGAATGGGGTGGTTCCAACTGGAGTGATTCTGGAGAGGAGCCAGCCTTCTGGGGAGGACAGTGACACAGATGTGAGTGATGAGAGTGGGCCTCGAAGAAGGCTTGTTGGGGTCAGTCCAAAAAGGGCCTGGTCTTGTAACTTCATAGACAGTGATACCGATGGAGAGGACGAGGGGATCCCTGCTACCCCAGCAGTGGTTCCCATGAAGGAGAGGCAGATCTTCCACGAAGCTGGTACACAGAGCCCCCAGGCACCTGGTGTGGCACGTCGGCAGGAGAGGCCAGCTGATGGTGATACAGATATAGAGGAGGGGGAGGCCCCCCTGGACAGAAGCCAAGCCTCTGTGGTGATCGACAGCAATACAGACGATGAGGAAGAAGTCTCAGCAGCACTGACACTGGCACGTCTAAGAGAGAGCCAGGCTGGTAAGTGGAACCGAGATCCAGATGCAGAAGAGACCAGGGCCCAACCCGTGGCCCTTCTGGAGCGAAGCCAGGCCTCTGCTGGGGGAGACAGTGACACAGATGTGGAGGAAGAGGGGCTCCCAGTGGAAAGGAGGGGAATGGTTCCCAAGGGTTACATGGACAGGGAATATTCAAAAAAGAGCCGGCACCCTCCCAGGGACAGTGATAGAGAGGGGAAGGAAGATGAGAGCTCACCGGGGGTCCACCTGGAGAGAAGCCAGGCCTCTGCACAAGTGGAGGATGAGGTCCCACTGGGGCCAGCTGTTGCACTTCCGGAGAAGCGTCAGGTACAAGGCATAGTGTGGCCACATCACACCGATGCGGAGGCAGAAGGGGACCCGGCACAGCTCCCCGTGCTGCATCTAGAGGAAGCCCGGCCTCCTCTAGCTGGGGACTGTGAACTGGATTCGGAGAACACATCTGGTGTCAGAAAGAGCCAGCTTCCGGCGGAAAAAGATGCTGGGACCACGTGGGCTGCAGCCGTTCCTGAACAGGACAGAGCACTTGCCATCGGGACCCAGGGTGGGTCATCCACGGCACCAGGGGAGCAAGACCTTCTCCCGGTCTCAAGGGAAGACCTAGCGGATATGGTGGTGGACATAGGCACTCCAGGGGAGCCCCAACCGCAGAGAGAGGGGGCCCAGACCACtacaggaagggagagagaaccaCATGGGAATAGGGCCACAGACTCTGGAGACAACCTCCACG ATTCTGAAGATCTGGACCTACCAGCTACCCAGTGCTTTGTAGACAGACAGAATCAGAGCCTGGAAG CAGCCCCCAGCATGGAGGATGAGCCCACCCAGGCCTTCCTGTTTCCTCTGCCCCAAGAGCCTGGCCCTTCCtgttgcagctcccaggccacAG GTTCCTTGGATGAGTCATGGGAGGTCTTGGCGACACAGCCATTCTGTCCGAGAGAGTCTGAGGCCTCCGAGACCCAAACCGTTGTCACCCTCCTTGACACCCGTGCATCTTGCCCCCCTCCATCTAGGACAGCACAGCAAGAGCAACATCCAGAGAGCCCAGGGATGGAAGGCAGAGAGATGCAGactgtggagaaagaaatgggtaCCCCAAGAGAAACAGCAGAGAGGGTGATCCCTGAGGGAGGGCCACCGCAGGAGGAAACCAAGAAACTGCCCtcggaaggagagagggaagatgtGACGGGAGAGGAAGAATTAATCGGGGGGATACAGggcagagaaaaaaatcaggtgTTAGCGAGAGATACTCAGAGCCAAGAATCtgacaaaaaagtgaaaagtgcaagttcTGGAAGGGGAATGGAGATTGTAAAGGTAGAAATTGAGACACccaaggaaacacaagagaaagagagagaaaagcagactCTCGCAGGGGAAATATTTGAGAGTGAAGCAGGGAAACTGGTAGTAGAGAGAGTGAGTGAGGCAGATGGGTTAGAAGTCAAGGGACCCCAAGAGCTACTGGACAGAGGCCCACAGATGGGGGAGACAGAGGCGGGGGACCAGGACCAGAAAGGCCAAGCCTCTGGTCCGCCATCAGAGCCTGGAGCAGGGGCAGGAGACCTTCAGGGACTTGCTTCAGACCCAGTAGCTTCCGGGAGCCAGGCAGGTGGAGGAAGGGGAGCCCCAGGGAGCCCCAGGAGGCAGCAGAGAG GTGACTTGAATTGCGAGATGCCACCTGCTCAGAAGGCTTCCAGG GGTGATCAGGAATCCCCAGATGCTTGTCTGCCTCCTGCAGCGCCTGAAGCCTCAGCCGCACTCCCAAATTCCCTCATCTCTCAGATCCAAAAACATCCCGCACCTCAGTCCCTCCTTTTTCCCTCTCCAGCTCCTTTAGAACTGCCTATTCCCAGGACCAGACAAAATGAGACTCAGGAAGCTCCAGAGACTCCCTTCTCCTCAGAGCTGAACTCTGTCCAGCCAGAACCCAAAGTCAGGCTCCAGGGGTCCTCTCCAGTTTCTTCTCTACCTCTTGAGCCCCACCCTACCACCCCCACAGGCCAGCCTATTGCCCTTGAACCCATATCTGGGGTCTCTCGGAGCAGGACACGTAGTTCCTTTGATGTAACTGCCTCATCAGTTGTCCCCACAGCCGTTGCACTGCAGCCATCCACCTCCACAGACAAGCCTGTCACCCCTAAGCCCACACTTCGGGCCCCTCGGGGCAGGGCACAGAGGTCTTCTGTCAAAACCCCTGAACCCAATGTCCCCACAGACCAGCCTGTTGCCCCTGAGCTCACAGCTATGGCCACTCGGGGCAGGGCACAGAGGTCTTCTGTCAAGACTCCCAAACCAGATAACCCCAGAACACCCAAGCCCCAGCCTTCCACTTCCACAGACCAGCCTGTCACCCCCAAACCCACATCTCGGGCCCCTCGGGGCAGGACACCTAGGTCTTCTGCCAAGACTCCTGAACCAGCTGTCCCCACAACCTCTGAGCTCCAGCCTGCTGCCCCTAAAGACCAGCCTATTGCTCCTGAGCTCACATCTAGAGCCACTCGGGGCAGGACACAGAGGTCTTCTATCAAGACTTCCAAACCAGATATGCCCACAACCCCCGAGCCGCAGCCTTCCACTTCCACAGACCAGCCTGTCACCCCCAAACCCACGTCTCGGGCCCCTCGGGGCAGGACACCTAGGTCTTCCGCCAAGACTCCTGAACCAGTTGTCTCCACAGCCTCTCAGCTCCAGCCTTCTGCCCTCACAGATCAGCCTGTCACTCCTGAGCTCACATCTAGGGCTACTCGGGGCCGGGCACAGAGGTCCTCTGTCAAAACCCCTGATCCAGTTACCACCACAACACCTGAGCTCCAGCCTTCCACCTCCACAGACCAGCTTGTCACCCCCAAACGCACATCTCGGGCCCCTCGAGGCAGGACACGTAGGTTGTCTGCCAAGACTCCTGAACCAGTTGTTCCCACAGCCTCTGAGCTCCAGCCTTCTGCCCCTGCAGACCAGCCTGTTGGTCCTTGGGCCACTCAGTGTAGAGGACATAGGTCTTCTGTCAAGACCCCAGAACCAGTTGTCCCCACAGTCCCTGAACCTCAGCCTTCCACTTCTAAAGACCAGTCTttcactcctgagcccacatctcaGGCCACTGAGAGCCAAACACATAGGTCTTCCGTCAAGACATCCCAGCCAACGGAACCCACAGCCCCTGACCTCAAACCTTCCTCCCCCACAGACCAGCCTGTCACTCCCAAGGTCATAGCTCAGGGTGGTCCAAGCAGGACAGGAAGGGCTTCCACAGCAAGTGCTGTGCTGGTTCCTACTACCCCTGAATTCCAGTCTCCAGTCCCGTCAGAACAGCCTCTTCCCCCTGACCCCATCCCCGAAGTCAACTGCAGCAGGAGGCTGAGGGCCACTAGGAAACATGGGTCTCCCACAGCTCATGTTCATGAGCCCTGCACCGTACCCCCTGAACCTAACTCCCGCTCTTCAAGGAACCAAAGACATGGGTCAGTGAAAGCAGCCAAGCCCGTTAGCACCATTCCTGAGCCTGCCTTTGCCCAGCTCCCCGAGGCACCGCCTCACACTCCCCAGGTGCCAAAGGAGGAGGCAGCAGATGGATCAGGCTTCACCCCAGAGCCCCAGCCTAGGGCCTGTCAAAACCACAAGAGGCCTTCAGCTACTGCACATTCACCTCCACTTCAAAAACGGCTCCAGAGAGGGAGAGTCCCTCAGAAGGCAGCATCCcttaaggaggaagaagaaaatccAGTAGTGAGGCCGAGGAAGGAAGAG GGTGTAGTGATTCCAGGTCCaggcaagagaaagagagagcagacAGAGGAGGAGTCCCAGGGAAGACCGAGCCGCAGCCTGCGACGGACCAAACCGGTCCAGGAGTCCACGGCCCCCAAA GTGCTGTTCACCGGTGTGGTGGATGCTCGCGGAGAGAGGACGGTGCTGGCCCTGGGGGGCAGTTTGGCCAGCTCGGTGGCCGAGGCTTCTCACCTGGTGACTGATCGGATCCGCCGGACGGTCAAGTTTCTGTGTGCCCTGGGCCGGGGCATCCCCATCCTCTCCCTGGCCTGGCTGCATGAG TCCCGCAAGGCAGGCTGCTTCTTGCCCCCGGACGAATATTTGGTGACTGATCCTGAGCAGGAGAAGAACTTCGGCTTCAGCCTTCGGGAGGCCCTGAGCCGAGCTCAGGAGCGAAGGCTGCTGGAG GGCTATGAGATTCACGTGACCCCCGGAGTCCAGCCACCGCCACCTCAGATGGGAGAAATCATCAACTGCTGTGGAGGCGCCATCCTGCCCAGCATGCCCCGGTCCTACAAG CCTCAGAGGTTCGTGATCACATGTTCCCAGGACTTTCCTCGATGTGCTGTTCCATATCGGGTTGGGCTACCTATCCTCTCACCCGAATTCCTGCTGACGGGAGTACTGAAGCAGGAAGTCAAGCCAGAggcctttgccttctccactgtGGAAATGTCATCCACCTGA